In Ammospiza caudacuta isolate bAmmCau1 chromosome 2, bAmmCau1.pri, whole genome shotgun sequence, a genomic segment contains:
- the ESD gene encoding S-formylglutathione hydrolase, whose amino-acid sequence MALKQVSSNKCFEGFQKVFEHDSAELKCKMKFGIYLPPKAETGKCPVLYWLSGLTCTEQNFITKAAFQQAAAEHGLIVVAPDTSPRGCNIEGEDESWDFGTGAGFYVDATEDPWKTNYRMYSYIKDELPKLINANFPTDPERMSIFGHSMGGHGALILALKNPGKYKSVSAFAPICNPIQCQWGKKALGGYLGPDASKWEAYDATQLVKSYSGARLDILIDQGKDDQFLSAGQLLPDNFIAACTERKVPVVFRLQQGYDHSYYFIASFINDHIKHHAKYLNA is encoded by the exons atggcactgaaacaggtttCCAGCAACAAATGCTTTGAAGGTTTCCAGAAGGTGTTTGAACACGACAG TGCAGAGctaaaatgcaaaatgaaatttGGAATCTACTTGCCTCCAAAAGCTGAAACTGGGAAGTGTCCTGTGCTGTATTGGCTCTCGG GGCTGACCTGCACAGAACAGAATTTCATAACGAAAGCCGCGTTCCAACAGGCGGCAGCCGAGCACGGCCTCATTGTGGTGGCACCGGACACCAGCCCAC GTGGCTGCAATATTGAAGGAGAAGATGAAAGCTGGGATTTTGGCACCGGTGCCGGTTTTTATGTGGATGCCACTGAAGATCCCTGGAAAACAAACTACAGGATGTATTCCTACATAAAGGATGAG CTGCCTAAACTAATAAATGCCAATTTTCCAACTGACCCTGAACGGATGTCTATTTTTGGGCATTCCATGGGAGGTCATGGAGCTCTTATTCTTGCTCTGAAGAATCCTGGGAAGTACAAA TCTGTGTCAGCATTTGCTCCTATCTGCAACCCAATTCAGTGTCAGTGGGGGAAGAAAGCCCTTGGTGGATATCTGGGACCAGATGCAAGCAAATGGGAG GCCTATGATGCCACACAGCTTGTGAAGTCCTACTCGGGCGCTCGCCTGGACATCTTGATTGACCAAGGCAAAGATGACcagttcctgtctgcaggccAGTTACTGCCTGATAACTTCATCGCCGCCTGCACCGAGCGGAAAGTCCCAGTAGTCttcaggctgcagcag GGTTATGATCACAGCTATTATTTCATTGCTTCGTTTATTAATGACCACATCAAACACCATGCAAAATACCTCAATGCTTGA